In a genomic window of Mucilaginibacter sp. KACC 22063:
- a CDS encoding Crp/Fnr family transcriptional regulator encodes MMERKNITAENEDIAHYLDQLFPQFEPVLKLFLADNASLMTVPAGTQIMRTGQYIRTTILVLKGRVKLYREGNDAEEFFMYYLEPGNACALSMICATRQQASEVMAKAVEDTLLLNIPIALMDDMIKQFKTWYYFVLETYRSRYEELLVVIDHVAFKNMDERLYHYLANQYEKLQTRELRLTHHEIAADLNSSREVISRLLKKLEQRGDLMINRSYIKWLK; translated from the coding sequence ATGATGGAACGAAAGAACATTACTGCGGAGAATGAAGATATAGCCCATTATCTTGATCAATTATTCCCACAATTTGAACCGGTATTAAAATTATTTTTGGCAGATAATGCCAGCTTGATGACAGTGCCTGCCGGTACACAGATTATGCGCACCGGGCAATATATCCGTACGACAATTTTGGTTCTGAAAGGGCGGGTTAAACTTTATCGTGAAGGTAACGATGCTGAAGAGTTTTTCATGTATTATTTAGAGCCCGGTAATGCCTGTGCCCTATCCATGATCTGTGCTACCCGCCAACAAGCCAGCGAGGTGATGGCAAAAGCTGTTGAAGACACATTATTGCTGAATATACCCATAGCACTGATGGATGATATGATTAAGCAGTTTAAAACATGGTACTATTTTGTGCTGGAAACTTACCGCTCAAGATATGAAGAGCTTTTAGTAGTAATTGATCATGTTGCTTTTAAAAACATGGACGAGCGGTTGTACCATTACCTGGCTAATCAATATGAGAAATTACAAACCAGGGAATTGCGCTTAACTCATCATGAAATTGCCGCTGACCTTAATTCGTCAAGGGAAGTGATTTCCAGGTTATTGAAAAAACTGGAGCAACGAGGGGATCTAATGATAAACAGAAGCTATATAAAATGGCTAAAATAG
- a CDS encoding TlpA family protein disulfide reductase has translation MNRLKILLNRKNAVNIILIVFAAVLIISPKAKALVIKAMLKTGLMPPPTESIAADKSLSTLPEIVLKSSDGKILETSRQRGKVLIINFWATWCPPCIAEMGSINEMYLHYKTNPKVLIIPVDVDSDFKKSLAFMKNRQYSLPVYQLTSNLPPGFISDAIPNTIIVNKNGAIKAKHEGAADYADKAFYNYIDRLIAE, from the coding sequence ATGAATAGACTGAAAATATTATTAAACCGAAAAAATGCTGTTAATATCATCCTGATAGTATTTGCTGCTGTTTTAATTATCAGCCCAAAAGCAAAGGCATTAGTGATTAAGGCAATGCTTAAAACAGGCCTTATGCCGCCACCTACAGAAAGTATTGCTGCAGATAAAAGCCTATCCACCCTACCAGAGATTGTACTAAAATCTTCGGATGGTAAAATATTGGAAACAAGCCGGCAAAGGGGTAAAGTTTTGATTATCAATTTCTGGGCAACATGGTGCCCGCCTTGTATAGCCGAAATGGGATCAATAAACGAGATGTATCTGCATTACAAAACAAACCCAAAAGTTTTGATAATACCTGTAGATGTAGATAGTGACTTTAAAAAATCATTGGCGTTTATGAAAAATCGCCAGTATAGCCTCCCTGTTTATCAGCTAACTTCAAACTTACCGCCTGGTTTCATTTCAGATGCTATACCCAATACAATTATTGTAAACAAAAACGGAGCAATTAAGGCCAAACATGAGGGTGCCGCTGATTATGCCGATAAAGCTTTCTACAACTACATTGACAGGTTAATCGCTGAATAA
- a CDS encoding YeeE/YedE family protein: MKGLKFIVAGIMFGIVMVKSEAVSWYRIQEMFRFQSLHMYGIIGTAVVLGMLAVYMIKKTKLRDVNGESITIPTKDKQWTKYMLGGLIFGLGWALVGACPGPMFVNIGYGYVTMIVVVIGALCGTYLYGIIKNKLPH; this comes from the coding sequence ATGAAAGGATTGAAGTTTATTGTTGCCGGTATAATGTTCGGCATTGTAATGGTAAAATCAGAAGCTGTAAGCTGGTACCGTATTCAGGAAATGTTCCGGTTTCAGTCGTTGCATATGTATGGCATTATCGGTACTGCGGTTGTGCTGGGTATGTTAGCCGTTTATATGATAAAAAAGACGAAGCTAAGGGATGTAAATGGTGAATCGATTACCATACCAACCAAAGACAAGCAATGGACCAAATATATGCTTGGCGGCTTAATATTTGGTTTAGGATGGGCATTAGTTGGCGCATGCCCGGGGCCAATGTTTGTAAATATTGGTTATGGATATGTAACAATGATTGTAGTTGTAATTGGCGCCCTGTGCGGTACCTATTTATATGGCATTATTAAAAATAAGCTCCCTCACTAA
- a CDS encoding YeeE/YedE family protein: MIELLKQPWPWYISGAVIAATMVALLYFGKSFGFSSNLRTICTIAGAGKRASFFDFDWKTQKWNLLFLFGAIVGGFIAGTLLKNNQPLQLSAATITDIKKLGIKFDGQLEPAQLFGLKALNLKNAIIMLSGGLLIGFGSRYAGGCTSGHAISGLSNLQLPSLVAVIGFFVGGLIMTHLLFPLIF, translated from the coding sequence ATGATTGAATTACTTAAGCAACCGTGGCCATGGTATATATCTGGCGCTGTTATAGCCGCTACAATGGTTGCATTATTATACTTCGGCAAATCTTTCGGATTCTCCTCAAACCTGCGCACAATTTGCACCATAGCAGGAGCAGGCAAAAGAGCCTCTTTTTTTGATTTCGACTGGAAAACACAAAAGTGGAACCTGTTGTTTCTCTTCGGTGCTATTGTTGGAGGCTTTATTGCCGGTACTTTGCTTAAAAACAATCAGCCTTTGCAATTATCAGCAGCAACCATTACTGATATCAAAAAGCTCGGAATTAAGTTCGATGGCCAATTAGAGCCTGCACAGTTGTTCGGGTTGAAGGCCTTAAATTTAAAAAACGCCATCATCATGCTTAGTGGTGGCTTGCTGATAGGTTTCGGCTCCCGTTATGCTGGCGGCTGCACATCAGGCCATGCCATCAGTGGGTTATCCAACCTGCAATTGCCTTCCTTAGTGGCTGTAATCGGCTTTTTTGTGGGCGGCCTTATTATGACCCATCTTTTATTCCCCCTGATTTTCTAA
- a CDS encoding MBL fold metallo-hydrolase, whose translation MIIEQIYTGCLAQGAYYIQSENEAVVIDPLREVTPYIERVKRGGATLKYVLETHFHADFVSGHIDLARNTGAQIVYGPTAETAFEAYHAKDGEELILGKVKIRVLHTPGHTMESTCYLLIDENGKETALFSGDTLFIGDVGRPDLAQKAANMTTEQLAGTLYDSLRNKIMPLPDDVIVYPAHGAGSACGKNMSKETTDTLGNQKKYNYALRAGMARHEFIKEVTRGLDKPPAYFPENVKMNKQGYAAIDQVISNGLEPLSPDAFEAAANELGALILDTRAGQDFSSQFIPNSINIGIDGSFAPWVGELITDIKQPILLVVDAGREEEVITRLARVGYDHAVGFLNGGVSAWVRAGKETDSIISLSPNEVADKIGKGENVNILDVRKYQEYVSEHVEGAQVMPLNDINEKFSALDKDKTYYIHCASGYRSMIFNSIMRARGYNNLIDIKGGFKAIKESGCFKITDYVCPTTLI comes from the coding sequence ATGATTATTGAACAAATTTATACTGGATGCCTGGCACAAGGTGCTTATTATATTCAATCTGAAAACGAAGCTGTGGTAATTGATCCGCTTCGTGAGGTAACGCCTTATATAGAACGTGTAAAGCGTGGCGGTGCAACACTTAAATACGTTTTGGAAACGCATTTCCATGCTGATTTTGTATCGGGACATATTGATCTGGCGCGTAACACAGGTGCGCAAATTGTTTATGGCCCTACCGCTGAAACAGCTTTTGAAGCTTATCATGCCAAAGATGGTGAAGAATTAATACTCGGTAAAGTAAAGATCAGGGTACTACATACACCAGGGCACACCATGGAATCCACCTGCTATTTACTTATTGATGAAAACGGTAAAGAAACAGCACTATTTTCAGGTGATACATTATTTATTGGCGATGTTGGCCGTCCTGATCTTGCTCAGAAAGCTGCCAATATGACTACGGAACAATTAGCCGGAACACTTTACGACTCGCTGCGTAACAAAATTATGCCCCTTCCTGATGATGTTATTGTATATCCGGCACATGGAGCCGGATCAGCCTGCGGTAAAAACATGAGCAAGGAAACTACAGATACACTGGGCAACCAAAAGAAATACAACTATGCTTTACGCGCCGGTATGGCCCGGCATGAATTTATTAAAGAAGTAACCCGGGGACTTGATAAACCACCTGCTTACTTTCCCGAAAACGTTAAAATGAATAAACAAGGCTATGCGGCCATAGATCAGGTAATAAGCAACGGCCTGGAACCGTTATCTCCAGACGCATTTGAAGCAGCAGCTAATGAATTAGGAGCACTAATTTTAGATACACGTGCCGGACAAGACTTTTCCAGTCAGTTTATCCCTAATTCGATCAACATAGGTATTGATGGTAGTTTTGCACCTTGGGTAGGCGAGTTAATAACGGATATTAAACAACCTATTTTGTTGGTTGTTGATGCAGGGCGTGAGGAAGAAGTAATTACCCGTTTGGCAAGGGTAGGATATGATCATGCTGTGGGCTTCTTAAATGGTGGCGTTAGTGCATGGGTGCGGGCAGGCAAAGAAACTGACAGTATAATTTCACTAAGCCCGAATGAAGTTGCCGATAAGATTGGCAAAGGAGAGAATGTAAACATTCTGGACGTGCGTAAATATCAGGAATATGTTTCAGAGCATGTAGAGGGTGCGCAGGTAATGCCTTTAAATGATATAAATGAGAAGTTTAGCGCGTTAGATAAAGATAAGACGTATTATATCCATTGTGCAAGTGGGTATCGTTCAATGATCTTTAATTCTATTATGCGTGCCCGAGGATACAATAATCTTATAGACATCAAAGGCGGCTTTAAAGCTATTAAAGAATCCGGGTGTTTTAAGATAACTGATTACGTATGTCCAACCACTTTAATATAA
- a CDS encoding sulfite exporter TauE/SafE family protein, translating to MHTIAYFASALIGISLGLIGGGGSIMTVPVLVYFFGTTPLLATSYSLFIVGSTSLVGAINNYRKGFVSIKTALLFGTSSIITVFLTRKFIIPLIPKQILVVGNFQLTSNILTMVLFAILMVFAASAMISNGSQRNKIEPGSKKLNVLKLLGYGVGIGLATGMLGAGGGFLLIPTLVLLVGLPMKEAVGTSLLIIALNSLIGFAGDIGHFNIDWLLLFRITAIAVAGIFVGSYIGKSIDGSKLKKGFGWFVLVMGIYIIVKELILKN from the coding sequence ATGCATACGATAGCTTACTTTGCATCCGCGTTGATTGGAATATCTCTTGGCCTTATTGGGGGCGGTGGCTCCATAATGACTGTGCCCGTACTGGTTTACTTTTTTGGAACCACACCGTTACTGGCAACTTCTTATTCCCTTTTTATCGTTGGTTCAACCAGTTTGGTAGGGGCAATAAATAATTACCGTAAGGGATTTGTAAGTATTAAAACGGCTTTATTATTCGGTACAAGCTCTATAATCACCGTATTTCTTACCAGAAAGTTTATCATTCCATTAATACCTAAACAAATACTTGTTGTGGGGAATTTCCAACTCACATCAAATATTTTAACAATGGTATTATTTGCTATACTGATGGTGTTCGCGGCAAGTGCCATGATTAGCAACGGTAGCCAGCGAAATAAAATTGAGCCAGGCAGTAAAAAGTTAAATGTTTTAAAACTGCTTGGTTATGGAGTAGGGATAGGGCTGGCAACAGGTATGCTTGGGGCCGGAGGCGGTTTTTTACTCATACCTACATTAGTGTTATTGGTAGGCCTACCTATGAAAGAGGCCGTGGGAACATCTTTATTAATTATAGCGCTAAATTCTTTAATCGGGTTTGCGGGAGATATTGGTCATTTTAATATTGATTGGCTGTTGCTGTTCCGCATTACCGCGATAGCAGTAGCAGGAATCTTTGTTGGAAGCTACATAGGTAAGAGCATTGACGGTAGCAAGCTTAAAAAAGGTTTTGGCTGGTTTGTGCTGGTAATGGGTATTTATATTATCGTTAAAGAATTAATACTTAAAAATTAA
- a CDS encoding PAS domain-containing protein, giving the protein MQRYSQINNFLHTSKLFYTIAIGIDSYYTFVSPNYDRNFSLGKKTLLGEHFSVTLHPEDIRICEEVGPRCFAEPEKLFPATLRKHDGKGGFVITQWEMQAMMDESGMPQGIFCIGYNITQFVDTKNKLEQASSDLDEISYIQSHGVRKPLANILGIVELMDTTDGYDDYRHLTAMLKESADELDKIIRYISEKNN; this is encoded by the coding sequence ATGCAACGCTACAGCCAGATCAACAATTTCCTGCATACCTCTAAGTTATTCTACACTATTGCCATTGGCATAGATAGCTATTATACTTTCGTAAGCCCTAACTACGACCGCAACTTTAGCCTTGGTAAAAAAACCCTTTTAGGTGAACATTTCTCTGTTACCTTACATCCGGAAGATATAAGAATATGCGAAGAGGTTGGGCCGCGGTGTTTTGCCGAGCCCGAAAAATTATTTCCTGCAACATTGCGAAAACACGACGGTAAAGGCGGTTTTGTGATTACCCAATGGGAAATGCAGGCCATGATGGATGAATCTGGCATGCCGCAGGGCATCTTTTGTATCGGGTATAATATCACTCAATTTGTTGATACAAAAAACAAACTTGAACAGGCCTCGTCAGATCTTGATGAGATCAGCTACATCCAATCGCACGGGGTTAGAAAACCTTTAGCCAATATTTTAGGAATAGTTGAATTAATGGATACTACAGATGGATATGATGATTACAGGCATTTGACCGCTATGCTTAAAGAAAGTGCGGACGAACTGGATAAAATCATCCGCTATATTTCTGAAAAGAATAATTAA
- a CDS encoding Crp/Fnr family transcriptional regulator, translating to MFEVLISHIEEKVTLSEKDKNALQAFFVPKRIRKRQYLLQEGDICKNLAFVSKGLLRTYNVDEKGDEHMNVFGWEGWWISDFNSFLTGIPSVFNIDAIEDSEVLLLSRTNYEEITLAIPVMDRYFRILYQNSIVTKERRLMSSVTDTAEEKYLRLSASNPEIIERIPQNLVASYLGIAPETLSRIKKNLTVKK from the coding sequence ATGTTCGAAGTTTTAATTTCTCATATAGAAGAAAAAGTTACGCTGAGTGAGAAAGACAAAAACGCATTACAAGCTTTTTTTGTACCTAAGCGCATTAGAAAAAGGCAATATCTTTTGCAGGAGGGGGATATATGTAAAAACCTTGCATTTGTATCTAAAGGTTTACTTCGTACTTATAACGTAGACGAAAAAGGCGACGAACACATGAATGTTTTTGGCTGGGAAGGCTGGTGGATCTCCGATTTCAACAGTTTTCTTACAGGCATTCCGTCTGTATTCAACATTGATGCCATTGAGGATTCTGAAGTACTGTTGCTTTCCAGAACGAATTATGAAGAAATAACGCTGGCCATACCTGTGATGGACAGGTATTTCCGCATACTTTATCAAAATAGCATCGTCACCAAAGAGCGACGTTTAATGAGCTCAGTAACAGATACTGCCGAAGAAAAGTATTTACGGCTAAGCGCCTCCAACCCTGAAATTATTGAACGCATCCCCCAAAATCTTGTAGCCTCTTACCTGGGTATTGCACCTGAAACATTAAGCCGGATCAAAAAAAATCTGACCGTTAAGAAATAA
- a CDS encoding SDR family oxidoreductase — protein sequence MSNSITALVVGSSGITGSNLAESLINKNIKTYGLARRPDIGIEGLVPVAADLLNKESLEAALKDINPTHVYLTSWMRNDTEAENIRVNSLMVNNILDVLSPKGSVKHVALVTGLKHYLGPFDAYAKSGTLPLTPVREEHPRLALENFYYAQEDAVYAAATRDGFTWSIHRPHTVIGYAVGNLMNMGTTLAVYASICKELGRPFRFPGSTAQWNGLSDVTDARLLAEHLIWASTTKAAQNKAFNVANGDIFRWNWLWKQIADWFDVEVAEFDGNIHPLENEMTNDEPVWKDIAQKYNLKETSLSRLASAWHTDLDLGRPVEVMTDMAKSRKLGFTQYQDTRESFFDLFAKLRAKKLIP from the coding sequence ATGTCAAACTCAATAACAGCATTGGTGGTAGGTAGCAGCGGTATTACCGGCAGCAACCTTGCAGAAAGCCTGATCAATAAAAACATAAAAACCTACGGACTTGCGCGCAGGCCCGATATTGGTATTGAAGGTTTAGTTCCCGTGGCTGCCGATCTTTTAAACAAAGAAAGCCTTGAGGCTGCTTTAAAAGATATTAACCCTACACATGTTTACTTAACAAGTTGGATGCGTAATGATACCGAAGCAGAAAACATACGGGTGAATAGCTTAATGGTGAATAATATTCTGGATGTACTTTCACCAAAAGGCAGCGTAAAACATGTAGCATTGGTTACAGGTTTAAAACATTACTTAGGCCCATTTGATGCATATGCAAAATCCGGCACATTGCCGCTGACCCCGGTTCGGGAAGAGCATCCGAGATTAGCGCTGGAAAATTTTTACTATGCACAGGAAGATGCGGTTTATGCAGCAGCCACCCGCGATGGTTTTACCTGGAGCATTCATCGCCCGCATACGGTTATTGGTTATGCCGTTGGTAACCTCATGAATATGGGGACTACGCTTGCCGTATATGCAAGTATTTGTAAAGAATTAGGCAGGCCGTTCCGGTTTCCCGGGTCTACAGCACAATGGAACGGTTTATCTGATGTGACGGATGCGCGCCTGCTTGCAGAACATTTGATCTGGGCATCAACAACAAAGGCTGCACAAAACAAGGCATTCAACGTCGCCAATGGCGATATATTCCGCTGGAACTGGCTTTGGAAGCAAATAGCGGACTGGTTTGATGTAGAAGTGGCAGAATTTGATGGCAATATTCATCCACTCGAAAATGAGATGACTAATGATGAGCCTGTTTGGAAAGACATTGCCCAGAAATACAATTTGAAAGAAACATCATTATCAAGGCTTGCAAGTGCCTGGCATACTGATCTTGATCTGGGCCGCCCTGTAGAAGTGATGACAGATATGGCCAAAAGCCGGAAATTAGGTTTTACACAATATCAGGACACAAGAGAATCATTCTTTGATTTATTTGCAAAACTGCGGGCAAAAAAACTGATTCCTTAA